The Thermoplasmatales archaeon genomic interval AATGGTAACATAATTTCGATTAAAAAATTGTATGAGGGAATAAATGTGTTTGAAAAAAGACCCCGAATCTTCAAAGATAGAAGAGTCCTCAGCCCATTATTCATCCCTGACACCCTGCAAGACCGAAAAGAAGAAGTTGAGATCCTAAGCCAATACCTTGGATACATCCTTGATGGGGCCACACCACCGAATATTTTGATAACTGGGCCCACAGGTTCGGGTAAAACTGTCACGATAAAATATGTCCTAAATGAACTTAAAAAGTATACTGACGCTCCTATAAAGTATGTGAAGGCTGATGGTACTGCATATCAAATTGCTACTATTATAGCAGATGCTCCAAAACGTGGATTTGGATTCATGGATATCATAGAAAAGATACATGAAAAGGTGAAAGGTAAAGATACTATTATTGTTCTTGATGAGATCGATAAAATGCTTGCAAAGGATAGTGACAGATTGCTCTATCATTTGTCAAGGGAGCCCAACATTTGCACTATTGCAATATCGAACAAGTTGACGGTCATGGATATGATCACAGATCCACGTGTTTTATCATCATTCCAGCCAAGGAAAATCAACTTCCCACCATATAACGCACCACAATTGGTAGAGATACTAGAATATAGGGCAGAAAGAGCTTTCTATGATGGTGTATTAGAGGACGGGGTCATACAGTTGTGTGCAGCTATGGCGGCCCAGCGTAACGGGGACGCAAGGTATGCACTCGAGCTTTTAACTTCTGCGGCTGATATAGCAATAAGAAACAAGCAGAATAAAGTTACAGTAAAGAACGTGAGGGTTGCTCAGGACGAAGTCGAAGTCGAATTCATAAAACAAAGCATAACAGGACTGAGAGAAAACCAAAAAATCCTTTTATATGCAGTTCTAAAAGCAAAAAAAGGAACTTCTACAAGAATATACAAAATCTATGACAAAATTGCGAGACAATATGGGATTAGGAGTCTTACACAACGGAGACTTTCACAACTTCTCAGAGAACTTGAACTCTATGGACTTGTCGAAATAGAACCTGTTAGTCGCGGCCGTGGTAGAGGCGTTAAATGGTTTGTCAGGCCTTCATCGACGATTGATGATGATGTTATGTTGGAGGCTGTTCGCAGGTCTTTATAGTTTCCCCCCTTTTCTTCTCTCCCCTCTCCCCGGGCCCCTCTCCCCTCTCTTCTTTTCCCCCCACTTTTTTCATTTCCCCTTTTTTGTGGGGGGCCGTGCGTGAAAACGAAAAAATTTCCCCTTTATATAGAAGTAGGAACAGATATGACTTTTGGGGTGGGGGGCTATTTTTTTG includes:
- the tadA gene encoding Flp pilus assembly complex ATPase component TadA encodes the protein MNGNIISIKKLYEGINVFEKRPRIFKDRRVLSPLFIPDTLQDRKEEVEILSQYLGYILDGATPPNILITGPTGSGKTVTIKYVLNELKKYTDAPIKYVKADGTAYQIATIIADAPKRGFGFMDIIEKIHEKVKGKDTIIVLDEIDKMLAKDSDRLLYHLSREPNICTIAISNKLTVMDMITDPRVLSSFQPRKINFPPYNAPQLVEILEYRAERAFYDGVLEDGVIQLCAAMAAQRNGDARYALELLTSAADIAIRNKQNKVTVKNVRVAQDEVEVEFIKQSITGLRENQKILLYAVLKAKKGTSTRIYKIYDKIARQYGIRSLTQRRLSQLLRELELYGLVEIEPVSRGRGRGVKWFVRPSSTIDDDVMLEAVRRSL